In Rutidosis leptorrhynchoides isolate AG116_Rl617_1_P2 chromosome 2, CSIRO_AGI_Rlap_v1, whole genome shotgun sequence, one genomic interval encodes:
- the LOC139894254 gene encoding uncharacterized protein translates to MRKWQSKDTKKDARSDVISQFGVGKDDAVVKPKDKAVNVARKLTMQPEVSTDAPTTSLQEYLNKKPDKHDHSYLQLLDVAPTEFKAGTENVIDSEMVGEDGKVLEGKSFAAAVSKDGNATLKFALDQLEYLPSSISYGGEKVVQLKKEYVEVGSAMYSLTLYGYFVGAKMHYSTVRWHLNRMWRNYGIKDISMNSSGFFLFNFSSEDKMLQVLKSGPWMIENVPMFLKRWEPGMYLDRVEPIVLPLWVALIDLPFDLWNGKCISNIVSQIGKPIAMDKVTKERCIRQTGQAGYARVLVDINANEEIPDYIKAIYPSENGYPGKMIKIKLGYQWKPVRCSHCKVFGHDYGTCRSRPLTEEEIEIKRKKEEEDRLKEERSREKADEGWQTMGRKNKVIKSVDGKPIIKQAQVANKNGNGNKVHISGSKTQEQTSGSNSKPNPKHTGNIKKGSNSHNNSKVNKPGGAWVKVGDKNKSNGIRIEDMSENGKKEKVLDGNVSKNRDLDGYRSKCNAAKNNDKENSDSGIEAKGNSEGAKDKGKGIMGGNGNKKNETIIQNKFEVLVDESDQEEIDNEYDEEWKLWESQKDYIKSCANPKFLPPGLVVNAWSKEEKDFFKFLCDKKGIDYFKPYECTVSDEEDVISETDGTAVLMKDVDMNSDEVETRVLSTKLDRVCNYVFGNWYRASNSTSSLGGTRIVVGCDPNEVTCNVIHHTDQVIQCMVEQINGNKRFLCSFVYASNNDTRRKKLWEELTIFNNIVNGSPWVIAGDFNVSLNPEDRCAGPSVTNPMNAFRECVNDIEIEDINQSGLLYTWNQKPHAIGPDKGVLKKIDRAMGNLGLITHFPRVFAEFLPYGISDYTPIVISFPNMAKRKVKPFRFNNHLADKQEFLPLIKDVWCVHVNGYKMFSVVTKLKKVKKQMRKLNNQTGNVHKKTAILREDLLLVQQQINDDPFNSQIREDECVIFRAYKDAIIEEEKLLIQKRQFVSHFESMLGSSHNVSTIDSPESLFKNRLSMADAEAPGPDGFNSKFYKTAWSVIGEEIVAAVREFFNNGRLLGEVNATLIALVPKSDCPQKVGDYRPISCCNVLYKIISKILADRIKGVLDDLVDENQSAFIPGRQISDNVLLAQELMRGYNWKKGKGRCAFKIDIQKAYDTVNWEFMRSILTHFGFHPKMVNWLMVCMSTPSFAISVNGDQHGYFKGKRGLRQGDPISPYLFTLVMEILTLCIKRKIEENEGFKYHPDCQKLGITHLCFADDLMMFCNADAGSVQILSNALNEFSSYSGLYPNMSKSTTFFGNVSVEQQEEVISTLPFEVGSLPVRYLGLPLISTRLYAKDCTSLLEKVRERIQDWKNKSLSFAGRLQLIKSVLISIQVYWISMFVIPKNVIYDIEKMLRSFLWGGKDKGKVVAKVSWKDISYDKCQGGLGIRDIHLWNKTFITKHIWNLVSNKKSIWVRWIKEHRIGNKNFWAMDGEVVEASSSWRGILRIKESVRSNFFHKLGDGRGTFIWYDHWHPSGPMCKLMLKRDYLASGLSLNSCMDEIIEGNVIKWPDILMQKYNHSLSIIPAINANQSDAVKWVSNDGKLNEYSTCRAWMDMKMTRDKVIWSKLVWFSQNIPRHAFILWVAANGKLTTQDRLEGWLVNNNKLCAFCNQIKDSHTHLFIDCQYTKEVWNHFRNKADLDDVIDIVTNGGLDWKGLFNVFASKKCSKSIWSIIRRLVIAAIIYNIWQERNARIFKASERNVVTICKHIEDVVRLRLMGLKIIKSRFSVRAASIWKFKVMEVNQQSHDGSTHQ, encoded by the exons ATGAGGAAATGGCAGTCTAAGGATACAAAGAAGGATGCTAGAAGTGATGTTATTAGTCAGTTTGGTGTAGGCAAAGATGATGCTGTTGTTAAGCCAAAAGATAAAGCTGTAAATGTGGCCAGGAAACTTACAATGCAACCAGAAGTTTCCACTGATGCTCCAACAACAAGTTTGCAAGAATATCTTAATAAGAAACCTGATAAGCATGACCATTCTTACTTACAACTACTGGATGTTGCCCCTACTGAATTTAAAGCTGGCACAGAAAATGTTATTGACTCTGAGATGGTTGGGGAAGATGGCAAGGTATTGGAGGGAAAGTCTTTTGCAGCTGCTGTTAGTAAGGATGGTAATGCCACTTTAAAATTTGCTCTTGATCAATTAGAGTACTTACCTTCTTCTATAAGCTATGGTGGTGAAAAAGTTGTCCAGTTAAAAAAGGAATATGTTGAAGTGGGTAGTGCTATGTATTCTCTTACTTTATATGGGTATTTTGTTGGTGCCAAGATGCATTACTCAACTGTTAGATGGCATTTAAATAGGATGTGGAGGAACTATGGCATTAAAGACATATCCATGAATAGTTCAGGGTTTTTCCTCTTTAACTTTAGCAGTGAAGATAAAATGCTCCAAGTTTTAAAGAGTGGCCCTTGGATGATAGAGAATGTTCCAATGTTCTTGAAGAGATGGGAGCCAGGTATGTATTTGGACAGGGTTGAGCCCATTGTCTTACCCCTATGGGTTGCTTTAATTGATTTACCTTTTGATCTCTGGAATGGTAAATGTATTAGCAATATTGTAAGTCAAATTGGTAAACCCATTGCAATGGATAAGGTTACTAAAGAGAGATGCATAAGACAAACTGGGCAGGCTGGGTATGCTAGAGTGTTGGTAGATATTAATGCCAATGAAGAGATTCCAGACTATATTAAAGCCATATACCCTAGTGAAAATGGTTACCCTGGTAAGATGATCAAAATCAAGCTTGGATACCAATGGAAGCCAGTAAGGTGTTCACACTGCAAGGTATTTGGCCATGATTATGGTACCTGTAGAAGCAGACCCCTAACTGAAGAAGAAATAGAGATTAAAAGGAAAAAAGAAGAAGAGGATAGGTTAAAGGAAGAAAGATCAAGAGAAAAGGCTGATGAAGGGTGGCAGACCATGGGCAGGAAAAATAAAGTAATAAAGAGTGTAGATGGTAAACCTATCATAAAACAAGCTCAAGTGGCCAATAAAAATGGAAATGGCAATAAGGTTCATATATCAGGCAGCAAAACCCAAGAGCAGACTAGTGGTAGTAACAGCAAACCAAACCCCAAACATACTGGTAACATTAAAAAGGGTAGCAACAGTCATAATAACAGCAAAGTCAACAAACCTGGAGGAGCATGGGTTAAGGTGGGAGATAAGAACAAAAGCAATGGCATCAGAATAGAGGATATGAGTGAAAATGGGAAAAAGGAAAAGGTTTTAGATGGGAATGTTAGTAAGAATAGAGatttagatgggtatagatctaaGTGTAATGCTGCAAAAAACAATGATAAGGAGAATAGTGATAGTGGGATTGAAGCCAAGGGTAACTCTGAAGGTGCTAAGGACAAAGGCAAAGGCATAATGGGTGGGAATGGTAACAAAAAGAATGAAACAATTATACAAAATAAATTTGAGGTTTTGGTAGATGAATCAGACCAAGAAGAGATTGATAATGAATATGATGAGGAGTGGAAATTATGGGAATCTCAGAAGGATTACATCAAATCATGTGCTAACCCTAAATTTCTTCCACCAGGTTTAGTAGTCAATGCCTGGTCAAAAGAAGAGAAAGATTTTTTTAAATTTCTATGTGACAAGAAAGGTATTGACTATTTTAAGCCTTATGAATGCActgtatcagatgaagaagatgtaaTTTCTGAAACAGATGGTACAGCTGTATTAATGAAGGATGTGGATATGAATTCTGATgaag TTGAAACTAGGGTCTTGTCTACAAAACTCGATAGAGTCTGTAATTATGTCTTTGGTAATTGGTATAGAGCTTCTAATAGCACTAGTAGTTTAGGAGGTACCAGAATTGTTGTTGGATGCGATCCCAATGAAGTAACCTGTAATGTGATTCATCACACTGACCAGGTAATTCAGTGTATGGTTGAGCAGATAAATGGAAACAAAAGATTCTTATGCTCTTTTGTCTATGCCTCAAATAATGATACAAGAAGGAAGAAGCTATGGGAAGAACTTACAATATTCAACAATATTGTTAATGGCAGCCCTTGGGTAATTGCTGGAGATTTTAATGTGAGTCTCAACCCTGAGGACAGGTGTGCTGGCCCTTCTGTTACTAACCCTATGAATGCCTTTAGAGAATGTGTGAATGATATTGAAATTGAAGATATAAACCAATCAGGCCTACTTTATACATGGAACCAAAAACCACATGCCATAGGACCTGATAAGGGTGTGTTGAAAAAGATTGATAGAGCTATGGGTAATCTTGGTCTTATCACCCACTTCCCTAGAGTTTTTGCTGAGTTTCTTCCATATGGGATATCAGATTACACCCCTATTGTCATCTCTTTTCCTAATATGGCCAAAAGGAAAGTTAAACCTTTTAGATTTAATAATCACTTGGCTGATAAACAGGAATTTCTccctctgatcaaagatgtgtggtGTGTGCATGTTAATGGCTATAAGATGTTTTCTGTTGTTACCAAATTAAAGAAAGTGAAAAAACAAATGAGGAAACTGAATAACCAAACTGGAAATGTCCACAAAAAGACTGCTATCTTGAGAGAAGACCTCTTACTTGTCCAACAACAGATTAATGATGATCCTTTTAATAGCCAGATAAGAGAAGATGAATGTGTTATATTTAGAGCCTATAAGGATGCCATTATTGAGGAGGAAAAGTTGTTAATTCAGAAAA GGCAGTTTGTTTCTCATTTTGAAAGCATGTTGGGTTCATCTCATAATGTTTCTACCATAGATAGCCCTGAATCTCTGTTTAAAAATAGACTGAGCATGGCTGATGCAGAG GCCCCTGGACCTGATGGCTTCAATTCTAAATTCTATAAAACTGCATGGTCTGTTATTGGTGAAGAAATTGTAGCTGCTGTTAGAGAATTCTTTAATAATGGCAGACTGCTTGGTGAGGTAAATGCCACTCTCATTGCTTTGGTGCCCAAGTCTGACTGTCCTCAAAAAGTGGGTGACTATAGACCCATCTCATGCTGCAATGTGCTATACAAGATCATAAGTAAGATCTTAGCTGATAGAATCAAAGGTGTGTTAGATGATCTTGTTGATGAAAATCAATCTGCCTTCATCCCAGGTAGACAAATCAGTGACAATGTTTTGTTAGCTCAAGAATTGATGAGGGGTTATAACTGGAAGAAAGGTAAAGGAAGATGTGCCTTCAAAATAGATATTCAAAAAGCCTATGACACTGTCAATTGGGAGTTTATGAGAAGTATATTGACACATTTTGGTTTTCATCCTAAAATGGTGAATTGGCTTATGGTTTGTATGTCTACTCCTTCATTTGCTATTTCTGTTAATGGGGACCAACATGGTTATTTTAAGGGCAAAAGAGGTCTAAGGCAAGGTGACCCCATCTCCCCATATTTATTCACTTTAGTCATGGAGATTCTCACCTTGTGCATCAAAAGGAAGATTGAGGAAAATGAAGGTTTTAAATATCATCCTGATTGCCAAAAGCTTGGTATCACTCATCTTTGTTTTGCAGATGATTTAATGATGTTTTGTAATGCTGATGCAGGGTCTGTGCAGATTTTAAGTAATGCTTTAAATGAGTTTAGTAGTTACTCTGGATTATACCCCAATATGTCCAAAAGTACTACTTTCTTTGGTAATGTTTCTGTTGAGCAGCAGGAAGAAGTGATCTCAACATTACCCTTTGAAGTTGGTAGCCTTCCTGTTAGATATCTAGGGTTGCCTCTGATATCCACTAGATTATATGCCAAGGACTGCACTAGTCTGCTTGAGAAGGTCAGGGAAAGGATCCAAGACTGGAAAAACAAATCTTTATCCTTTGCAGGTAGGCTCCAACTAATAAAGTCTGTCCTCATCTCTATTCAAGTATACTGGATATCAATGTTTGTCAttcctaaaaatgtgatctatgATATTGAGAAAATGCTTAGAAGTTTCCTTTGGGGTGGCAAAGACAAAGGCAAGGTTGTTGCAAAGGTGTCATGGAAGGATATAAGCTATGACAAATGCCAAGGTGGTTTGGGGATTAGAGATATTCACCTGTGGAACAAAACATTTATTACTAAGCATATATGGAACCTGGTATCTAACAAAAAGTCCATATGGGTTAGGTGGATAAAAGAGCATAGAATTGGTAACAAAAATTTTTGGGCCATGGATGGAGAAGTTGTGGAAGCCTCTAGCAGTTGGAGAGGTATTTTAAGAATAAAAGAATCTGTTAGGAGCAATTTTTTCCATAAATTGGGTGATGGCAGAGGCACTTTTATTTGGTATGATCATTGGCACCCTTCTGGCCCCATGTGTAAGCTTATGCTCAAAAGGGATTACTTGGCTAGTGGTTTATCTTTAAACAGCTGCATGGATGAGATCATAGAAGGTAATGTGATTAAATGGCCAGACATACTTATGCAGAAATATAATCATTCACTTTCTATAATACCTGCCATTAATGCTAATCAAAGTGATGCAGTGAAATGGGTCTCAAATGATGGTAAACTAAATGAGTATAGCACATGTAGAGCTTGGATGGATATGAAAATGACCAGAGATAAAGTGATTTGGAGCAAATTAGTGTGGTTCTCTCAAAACATACCAAGGCATGCCTTCATTCTGTGGGTGGCTGCAAATGGAAAATTGACTACTCAGGACAGGCTTGAGGGGTGGTTGGTTAACAATAATAAGTTATGCGCATTCTGCAATCAAATCAAGGATTCTCATACTCACCTTTTTATTGACTGCCAATATACAAAGGAGGTGTGGAATCATTTCAGAAACAAAGCTGACTTAGATGATGTGATTGATATTGTGACTAATGGTGGCTTAGACTGGAAGGGTCTTTTTAATGTGTTTGCCAGTAAGAAATGCAGTAAATCTATTTGGAGTATTATTAGAAGGTTAGTGATTGCAGCCATCATTTACAACATTTGGCAGGAAAGAAATGCTAGAATTTTTAAAGCTAGTGAAAGGAATGTTGTTACCATATGCAAACACATAGAAGATGTTGTTAGATTAAGGCTCATGGGGTTAAAAATCATTAAATCTCGTTTCTCTGTGAGGGCTGCTAGTATCTGGAAATTCAAAGTTATGGAAGTCAACCAACAAAGCCATGATGGTAGTACACACCAATGA